tttaccagCTACTAATTACTtagttaatactatagttgGTATATATAGTACTATTGTTACTATAGTTAGGATAGATAGTACTATTGTTACTATAGTTAGGATAGATAGTACTATTGTTACTATAGTTAGTATAGTTagtactatagttaatatggtatagttaatatagtatagatagtagtatatatagtatatagtattatagttagtatagttagtatacatagtataattagtatagttagtACTATAGTTAGGATACTTAGTATAGATAGTATAGTTAGGatagttaatatagttatgatacttagtatagttaatactatagttagtatatatagtatagttaatactatagttagtatatatagtatagataGTATGGTTAATATAGTTAGTAGTATAGATAGTATAGaaagtatatatagtatagataGTATGGTTAGTATGGATGGTAATGATGATGATTAGATTGTATGAGGCTCGAGAGAAGTTAATGGATCCTGCAATCAGGTTAATGCATCAGCTAAAAAGAGAAACAAACTATCAAATACCAATCCCAAACCCCCTCACAAACAACATAGAGAATACCCTTGATGGTGTTGAGAATACAgataatagtatagaaaATAGTGTGGAAAATGTGTTGGAGGGGGGAAATATGGAAAATAGTGTGGAGAGAGAGGATGAGAAGTGTGGAATGAGGTTTGTGGAGTCTGTGGGTGTATTGAGTGAAGAGTCgatatttgattttaacgCCCTCAGATGGGGACACACCTAAAACCCCTCCCTCTCcctaaattttttaaaaataatattttatatttaaattaacaaaattattttttacttcCTACAATAGTATCTTACCcttaaaatagtattttacccttaaaaatagtattttaccCTAAAAATTGGAGATTCTTTCTAAAAGTAGTATTTTACGTCTTAAAAATTGGAGATTCTGCCtaaaaatagtattttatccttaaaATTGAAGATTCTGGCATAAAAATAGCATATTAgcctaaaaataacatattgTCCTAAAAATAGCGTATTGgcataaaaataacattttgGCCTAAAATTTGAAGATTGTCATAAAATTTGAAGGATAGTGTGAGATGGTATCGATAAAGGATAAGTTATTATCATCGCATAGATCGAATGTGTATTCATCGTTTGGCGGTCATTTGAATGTGTTTTACagtgttttattatttaactttttggATGTTTGTATTTTATGTTACTTCTGGTTCCTCTTTGCCAATGCTATTAAGCAGTTTGACTGTAACGCTTTTCTGGTGGATATGATCGTCAACTCCGTTCTCACCGTTACTCCGCTCACTACGCTAATCAAATCCGATCTATTATTCTACATTGCGTTTGtaattaacttttttaaattttggcATATTTGCCACATTGTGGGCAAATTTTCCGGTCTAGTGGCGTTTCACTCACTCAGACTCTCTCGCACTAATCAAAGCGCTCTGAACAGATATTACATACAAAGACTCGGCATTTACTTTAACGCCATGTTATTTTGTCTCGGAAGACTTGTGCTGATTATAGTCTCTGTCTGGTACTCGCTAGTGCTCCAGAAGATACGATTCGTAGGCGGCACCGGCTTTGAAAAGAAACCAGCCTCAGTCTTCGAAGAAGAAGCACTGGAAGAATATCTAAGAGATAAAGATCACACACACACCAAGGATCTAGATAACGCACACGAATTCACACTCGAACCCATTCCATAATAACATTCTATTgcataatatatattatatatatattatggtatagtatagtgtgaatagtgGTATAGATGTCTGGGTTTAGTGTTTTGGGGTAGTAAATTGAGTGTCTTAATCGTGGTATAACACTGTTTACAGGGTTCTaacatactatttacagtgtttaATAACTGTATTGAACAgtattaatagtgttaagGAGTGTTAAGTAATGTAATAGAATGTACTCTAGTATACTCTTAATAGTATACatatacattatatacttagtatagtatatatagtatagtatatatatgGTAGTATTTGGTaggtgtctgggtttagtGTTTTGGGCTAGTAAATTGAGTGTATATAACATAGCGAAAATGAccttattatacattatttaagcTTATTACAACAGTATTAAGGAGTATTTACACTGGAATTAGTGTTATCTTAgtgtatagtaatactatataatatactcctactactatacatatacatatatatatagtatagtatatatggTATAATATAGTAGATTAAGAATTAGTGGTAAGAGAATTGGCGGTGTTGAAGTTGGTAGTGAAAAGAGTTATTTGTGTAAAACGCTAATTCTCGTTTTAAAGAGATAATTGAGTGATATGGATTGAGGT
Above is a window of Theileria parva strain Muguga chromosome 2, complete sequence, whole genome shotgun sequence DNA encoding:
- a CDS encoding putative integral membrane protein; amino-acid sequence: MVSIKDKLLSSHRSNVYSSFGGHLNVFYSVLLFNFLDVCILCYFWFLFANAIKQFDCNAFLVDMIVNSVLTVTPLTTLIKSDLLFYIAFVINFFKFWHICHIVGKFSGLVAFHSLRLSRTNQSALNRYYIQRLGIYFNAMLFCLGRLVLIIVSVWYSLVLQKIRFVGGTGFEKKPASVFEEEALEEYLRDKDHTHTKDLDNAHEFTLEPIP